One Agelaius phoeniceus isolate bAgePho1 chromosome 6, bAgePho1.hap1, whole genome shotgun sequence DNA window includes the following coding sequences:
- the NDUFB1 gene encoding NADH dehydrogenase [ubiquinone] 1 beta subcomplex subunit 1: MVNFAQAVREHWVHILVPLGFVIGCYLDRWNDERLSSFRNKSLLYKRELKPGEEVTWR; the protein is encoded by the exons ATGGTGAATTTTGCCCAAGCTGTGCGTGAACACTGGGTTCACATCCTTGTTCCCTTAGGATTTGTGATTGGATGCTATTTGGACAGATGGAATGATGAAAGATTGTCTTCCTTCAGAAACAAGAGCTTATTATATAAAAG GGAGTTGAAGCCTGGTGAAGAAGTAACATGGAGATAA
- the ATXN3 gene encoding ataxin-3 isoform X2, producing MESIFHERQEGSLCAQHCLNNLLQGEYFSPVELSSIAQQLDEEERMRMAEGGVSSEEYRTFLQQPSVNMDDSGFFSIQVISNALKVWGLELILFNSPEYQRLGIDPINEKSFICNYKEHWFTVRKLGKQWFNLNSLLMGPELISDTYLALFLAQLQQEGYSIFVVKGDLPDCEADQLLQMIRVQQMQRPKLIGEEAAQSRDQRLSRSDVDQAIEVNHPFEGTGMLDEDEENFQRALALSRQEIDMEDEEADLRRAIQLSMQDSNNSYSSKIRLQTYRTKQLLVQALQNLAQEEI from the exons ATGGAGTCGATCTTCCACGAGCGG CAAGAAGGCTCATTGTGTGCTCAGCATTGTCTGAATAATTTGCTGCAAGGTGAATACTTTAGTCCTGTTGAGTTATCCTCTATTGCACAGCAATTGGATGAGGAAGAAAGGATGAGAATGGCAGAGGGAGGAGTATCTAGTGAAGAATACAGAACATTTTTACAG CAGCCTTCTGTAAATATGGATGATAGTGGATTCTTCTCAATTCAA GTTATAAGCAATGCCTTGAAAGTGTGGGGTTTAGAACTAATCCTCTTCAACAGCCCAGAGTACCAGAGACTTGGGATCGATCCTAT aaatgaaaaatcattTATTTGTAATTATAAGGAACACTGGTTTACAGTTCGAAAGTTAGGAAAACAG TGGTTTAACTTGAACTCTCTCTTGATGGGTCCAGAACTAATATCAGATACATATCTTGCACTTTTCTTGGCTCAATTACAACAGGAAG gTTATTCCATATTTGTAGTAAAAGGTGACCTGCCAGACTGTGAGGCTgatcagctgctgcagatgatTCGGGTACAGCAGATGCAGCGACCAAAACTGATCGGAGAAGAGGCAGCACAGTCAAGAGATCAGAG GCTATCCAGAAGTGATGTGGACCAAGCAATTGAAGTTAACCATCCTTTTGAAGGAACAGGCATGTTAGATGAAGATGAAGAGAATTTTCAGAGAGCCCTGGCTCTAAGTAGGCAGGAAATTGATATGGAGGATGAAGAGGCTGATCTTCGCAGAGCCATTCAGCTCAGCATGCAAG ACAGCAACAACAGCTACAGCAGCAAAATCAGACTCCAAACCTACAGGACAAAGCAACTCTTAGTTCAAGCACTCCAGAACCTGGCCCAG GAGGAGATATGA
- the ATXN3 gene encoding ataxin-3 isoform X1, translated as MESIFHERQEGSLCAQHCLNNLLQGEYFSPVELSSIAQQLDEEERMRMAEGGVSSEEYRTFLQQPSVNMDDSGFFSIQVISNALKVWGLELILFNSPEYQRLGIDPINEKSFICNYKEHWFTVRKLGKQWFNLNSLLMGPELISDTYLALFLAQLQQEGYSIFVVKGDLPDCEADQLLQMIRVQQMQRPKLIGEEAAQSRDQRLSRSDVDQAIEVNHPFEGTGMLDEDEENFQRALALSRQEIDMEDEEADLRRAIQLSMQGSRRSELSGSLPQNVPQSSHSSQTESLSSEELRRRRQAYFEKQQQQLQQQNQTPNLQDKATLSSSTPEPGPGGDMSEEDMLQAAMNMSLESVRNHLNSEEEK; from the exons ATGGAGTCGATCTTCCACGAGCGG CAAGAAGGCTCATTGTGTGCTCAGCATTGTCTGAATAATTTGCTGCAAGGTGAATACTTTAGTCCTGTTGAGTTATCCTCTATTGCACAGCAATTGGATGAGGAAGAAAGGATGAGAATGGCAGAGGGAGGAGTATCTAGTGAAGAATACAGAACATTTTTACAG CAGCCTTCTGTAAATATGGATGATAGTGGATTCTTCTCAATTCAA GTTATAAGCAATGCCTTGAAAGTGTGGGGTTTAGAACTAATCCTCTTCAACAGCCCAGAGTACCAGAGACTTGGGATCGATCCTAT aaatgaaaaatcattTATTTGTAATTATAAGGAACACTGGTTTACAGTTCGAAAGTTAGGAAAACAG TGGTTTAACTTGAACTCTCTCTTGATGGGTCCAGAACTAATATCAGATACATATCTTGCACTTTTCTTGGCTCAATTACAACAGGAAG gTTATTCCATATTTGTAGTAAAAGGTGACCTGCCAGACTGTGAGGCTgatcagctgctgcagatgatTCGGGTACAGCAGATGCAGCGACCAAAACTGATCGGAGAAGAGGCAGCACAGTCAAGAGATCAGAG GCTATCCAGAAGTGATGTGGACCAAGCAATTGAAGTTAACCATCCTTTTGAAGGAACAGGCATGTTAGATGAAGATGAAGAGAATTTTCAGAGAGCCCTGGCTCTAAGTAGGCAGGAAATTGATATGGAGGATGAAGAGGCTGATCTTCGCAGAGCCATTCAGCTCAGCATGCAAG GTAGCCGTCGAAGTGAGCTCTCAGGCTCATTACCACAGAATGTGCCTCAGTCGTCTCACAGCAGTCAGACAGAGTCCCTTTCCTCAGAAGAGCTGCGAAGGAGAAGACAAGCATATTTTGAAAA ACAGCAACAACAGCTACAGCAGCAAAATCAGACTCCAAACCTACAGGACAAAGCAACTCTTAGTTCAAGCACTCCAGAACCTGGCCCAG GAGGAGATATGAGCGAAGAAGACATGCTTCAAGCAGCCATGAATATGTCTCTGGAGTCTGTCAGAAACCACTTGAATTCAGAAGAGGAGAAATAA